In Papio anubis isolate 15944 chromosome 17, Panubis1.0, whole genome shotgun sequence, the following are encoded in one genomic region:
- the RPAIN gene encoding RPA-interacting protein isoform X2: MAESLRSPRRSLYKLVGSPPWKETFRQRCLERMKNSRDRLLNRYRQAGSSGPGNAQNTFLVQEVMEEEWNALQSMENCPEDLAQLEELIDMAVLEEIQQELIDQEQSIIREYEKSLQFDEKCLSIMLAEWEANPLVCPVCTKYNLRITSGVVVCQCGLSIPSHSSELTEQKLRACLEGSINEHSAHCPHTPEFSVTGGTEEKSSLLMSCLACDTWAVIL; the protein is encoded by the exons ATGGCGGAGTCATTGAGGTCTCCCCGCCGCTCCTTGTACAAATTGGTGGGCTCGCCGCCTTGGAAAGAGACTTTCCGGCAG AGATGCCTGGAGAGAATGAAAAACAGCCGGGACAGGCTCCTAAACAGGTACCGCCAGGCTGGAAGCAGTGGGCCAGGGAATGCTCAGAACACCTTTCTAGTGCAAGAGGTGATGGAAGAAGAGTGGAATGCTTTGCAGTCAATGGAGAATTGTCCAGAAGACTTGGCTCAG TTGGAGGAGCTGATAGACATGGCTGTGCTGGAGGAAATTCAACAGGAGCTGATCGACCAAG AGCAGTCCATCATCCGCGAGTATGAGAAGAGCTTGCAGTTTGATGAAAAGTGTCTCAGCATCATGCTGGCTGAGTGGGAGGCAAACCCACTCGTCTGTCCTGTATGTACAAA GTACAACCTGAGAATCACAAGCGGTGTGGTGGTGTGTCAGTGTGGCCTGTCCATCCCATCTCAT tcttcTGAGTTGACAGAGCAGAAGCTTCGTGCCTGTTTAGAGGGTAGTATAAATGAGCACAGTGCACACTGTCCCCACACACCTGAATTTTCAGTCACTGGAGGAACAGAAGAAAAGTCCAGTCTTCTCATGAGCTGTCTG GCCTGTGATACCTGGGCTGTGATCCTCTAG
- the RPAIN gene encoding RPA-interacting protein isoform X5, whose amino-acid sequence MAESLRSPRRSLYKLVGSPPWKETFRQRCLERMKNSRDRLLNRYRQAGSSGPGNAQNTFLVQEVMEEEWNALQSMENCPEDLAQLEELIDMAVLEEIQQELIDQEQSIIREYEKSLQFDEKCLSIMLAEWEANPLVCPVCTKPVIPGL is encoded by the exons ATGGCGGAGTCATTGAGGTCTCCCCGCCGCTCCTTGTACAAATTGGTGGGCTCGCCGCCTTGGAAAGAGACTTTCCGGCAG AGATGCCTGGAGAGAATGAAAAACAGCCGGGACAGGCTCCTAAACAGGTACCGCCAGGCTGGAAGCAGTGGGCCAGGGAATGCTCAGAACACCTTTCTAGTGCAAGAGGTGATGGAAGAAGAGTGGAATGCTTTGCAGTCAATGGAGAATTGTCCAGAAGACTTGGCTCAG TTGGAGGAGCTGATAGACATGGCTGTGCTGGAGGAAATTCAACAGGAGCTGATCGACCAAG AGCAGTCCATCATCCGCGAGTATGAGAAGAGCTTGCAGTTTGATGAAAAGTGTCTCAGCATCATGCTGGCTGAGTGGGAGGCAAACCCACTCGTCTGTCCTGTATGTACAAA GCCTGTGATACCTGGGCTGTGA
- the RPAIN gene encoding RPA-interacting protein isoform X7 encodes MAESLRSPRRSLYKLVGSPPWKETFRQRCLERMKNSRDRLLNRYRQAGSSGPGNAQNTFLVQEVMEEEWNALQSMENCPEDLAQLEELIDMAVLEEIQQELIDQVF; translated from the exons ATGGCGGAGTCATTGAGGTCTCCCCGCCGCTCCTTGTACAAATTGGTGGGCTCGCCGCCTTGGAAAGAGACTTTCCGGCAG AGATGCCTGGAGAGAATGAAAAACAGCCGGGACAGGCTCCTAAACAGGTACCGCCAGGCTGGAAGCAGTGGGCCAGGGAATGCTCAGAACACCTTTCTAGTGCAAGAGGTGATGGAAGAAGAGTGGAATGCTTTGCAGTCAATGGAGAATTGTCCAGAAGACTTGGCTCAG TTGGAGGAGCTGATAGACATGGCTGTGCTGGAGGAAATTCAACAGGAGCTGATCGACCAAG tcttcTGA
- the RPAIN gene encoding RPA-interacting protein isoform X6: protein MAESLRSPRRSLYKLVGSPPWKETFRQRCLERMKNSRDRLLNRYRQAGSSGPGNAQNTFLVQEVMEEEWNALQSMENCPEDLAQLEELIDMAVLEEIQQELIDQGL from the exons ATGGCGGAGTCATTGAGGTCTCCCCGCCGCTCCTTGTACAAATTGGTGGGCTCGCCGCCTTGGAAAGAGACTTTCCGGCAG AGATGCCTGGAGAGAATGAAAAACAGCCGGGACAGGCTCCTAAACAGGTACCGCCAGGCTGGAAGCAGTGGGCCAGGGAATGCTCAGAACACCTTTCTAGTGCAAGAGGTGATGGAAGAAGAGTGGAATGCTTTGCAGTCAATGGAGAATTGTCCAGAAGACTTGGCTCAG TTGGAGGAGCTGATAGACATGGCTGTGCTGGAGGAAATTCAACAGGAGCTGATCGACCAAG GCCTGTGA
- the RPAIN gene encoding RPA-interacting protein isoform X4, whose product MAESLRSPRRSLYKLVGSPPWKETFRQRCLERMKNSRDRLLNRYRQAGSSGPGNAQNTFLVQEVMEEEWNALQSMENCPEDLAQLEELIDMAVLEEIQQELIDQEQSIIREYEKSLQFDEKCLSIMLAEWEANPLVCPVCTKYNLRITSGVVVCQCGLSIPSHACDTWAVIL is encoded by the exons ATGGCGGAGTCATTGAGGTCTCCCCGCCGCTCCTTGTACAAATTGGTGGGCTCGCCGCCTTGGAAAGAGACTTTCCGGCAG AGATGCCTGGAGAGAATGAAAAACAGCCGGGACAGGCTCCTAAACAGGTACCGCCAGGCTGGAAGCAGTGGGCCAGGGAATGCTCAGAACACCTTTCTAGTGCAAGAGGTGATGGAAGAAGAGTGGAATGCTTTGCAGTCAATGGAGAATTGTCCAGAAGACTTGGCTCAG TTGGAGGAGCTGATAGACATGGCTGTGCTGGAGGAAATTCAACAGGAGCTGATCGACCAAG AGCAGTCCATCATCCGCGAGTATGAGAAGAGCTTGCAGTTTGATGAAAAGTGTCTCAGCATCATGCTGGCTGAGTGGGAGGCAAACCCACTCGTCTGTCCTGTATGTACAAA GTACAACCTGAGAATCACAAGCGGTGTGGTGGTGTGTCAGTGTGGCCTGTCCATCCCATCTCAT GCCTGTGATACCTGGGCTGTGATCCTCTAG
- the RPAIN gene encoding RPA-interacting protein isoform X1: MAESLRSPRRSLYKLVGSPPWKETFRQRCLERMKNSRDRLLNRYRQAGSSGPGNAQNTFLVQEVMEEEWNALQSMENCPEDLAQLEELIDMAVLEEIQQELIDQEQSIIREYEKSLQFDEKCLSIMLAEWEANPLVCPVCTKYNLRITSGVVVCQCGLSIPSHSSELTEQKLRACLEGSINEHSAHCPHTPEFSVTGGTEEKSSLLMSCLIPGRGSLGIRSTLYFRKFITMAFYWVFIEFFHGPLIPNAGNLQGSFLL, encoded by the exons ATGGCGGAGTCATTGAGGTCTCCCCGCCGCTCCTTGTACAAATTGGTGGGCTCGCCGCCTTGGAAAGAGACTTTCCGGCAG AGATGCCTGGAGAGAATGAAAAACAGCCGGGACAGGCTCCTAAACAGGTACCGCCAGGCTGGAAGCAGTGGGCCAGGGAATGCTCAGAACACCTTTCTAGTGCAAGAGGTGATGGAAGAAGAGTGGAATGCTTTGCAGTCAATGGAGAATTGTCCAGAAGACTTGGCTCAG TTGGAGGAGCTGATAGACATGGCTGTGCTGGAGGAAATTCAACAGGAGCTGATCGACCAAG AGCAGTCCATCATCCGCGAGTATGAGAAGAGCTTGCAGTTTGATGAAAAGTGTCTCAGCATCATGCTGGCTGAGTGGGAGGCAAACCCACTCGTCTGTCCTGTATGTACAAA GTACAACCTGAGAATCACAAGCGGTGTGGTGGTGTGTCAGTGTGGCCTGTCCATCCCATCTCAT tcttcTGAGTTGACAGAGCAGAAGCTTCGTGCCTGTTTAGAGGGTAGTATAAATGAGCACAGTGCACACTGTCCCCACACACCTGAATTTTCAGTCACTGGAGGAACAGAAGAAAAGTCCAGTCTTCTCATGAGCTGTCTG ATCCCAGGCAGGGGGAGCCTTGGGATTAGGAGCACACTGTACTTCAGGAAGTTCATAACCATGGCCTTCTACTGGGTGTTTATAGAGTTCTTTCATGGCCCTCTCATTCCAAACGCAGGTAACCTACAGGGGTCATTTTTATTATAA
- the RPAIN gene encoding RPA-interacting protein isoform X3 — translation MAESLRSPRRSLYKLVGSPPWKETFRQLEELIDMAVLEEIQQELIDQEQSIIREYEKSLQFDEKCLSIMLAEWEANPLVCPVCTKYNLRITSGVVVCQCGLSIPSHSSELTEQKLRACLEGSINEHSAHCPHTPEFSVTGGTEEKSSLLMSCLIPGRGSLGIRSTLYFRKFITMAFYWVFIEFFHGPLIPNAGNLQGSFLL, via the exons ATGGCGGAGTCATTGAGGTCTCCCCGCCGCTCCTTGTACAAATTGGTGGGCTCGCCGCCTTGGAAAGAGACTTTCCGGCAG TTGGAGGAGCTGATAGACATGGCTGTGCTGGAGGAAATTCAACAGGAGCTGATCGACCAAG AGCAGTCCATCATCCGCGAGTATGAGAAGAGCTTGCAGTTTGATGAAAAGTGTCTCAGCATCATGCTGGCTGAGTGGGAGGCAAACCCACTCGTCTGTCCTGTATGTACAAA GTACAACCTGAGAATCACAAGCGGTGTGGTGGTGTGTCAGTGTGGCCTGTCCATCCCATCTCAT tcttcTGAGTTGACAGAGCAGAAGCTTCGTGCCTGTTTAGAGGGTAGTATAAATGAGCACAGTGCACACTGTCCCCACACACCTGAATTTTCAGTCACTGGAGGAACAGAAGAAAAGTCCAGTCTTCTCATGAGCTGTCTG ATCCCAGGCAGGGGGAGCCTTGGGATTAGGAGCACACTGTACTTCAGGAAGTTCATAACCATGGCCTTCTACTGGGTGTTTATAGAGTTCTTTCATGGCCCTCTCATTCCAAACGCAGGTAACCTACAGGGGTCATTTTTATTATAA